The Xanthomonas sp. DAR 34887 genome has a segment encoding these proteins:
- the minD gene encoding septum site-determining protein MinD, translating into MAEIIVVTSGKGGVGKTTTSASLACGLARRGKKVAVIDFDVGLRNLDLIMGCERRVVYDFVNVVHGEATLKQSLIKDKRFDNLYVLAASQTRDKDALTQEGVEKVLKDLVADGFEYIVCDSPAGIEKGAFLAMYFADRAVVVVNPEVSSVRDSDRIIGLLDSKTRKAEEGKAVPAFLLLTRYSPGRVEGGEMLSITDVEEVLGLKAIGVIPESGDVLNASNKGEPVILDGESPAGQAYDDAVARIMGEERPMRFISVEKKGFFTKLFGG; encoded by the coding sequence TTGGCTGAAATTATCGTAGTCACCTCCGGCAAGGGCGGCGTCGGCAAGACCACCACCAGCGCGAGCCTGGCCTGCGGGCTGGCGCGACGCGGCAAGAAGGTCGCCGTGATCGACTTCGACGTGGGCCTGCGCAACCTCGACCTGATCATGGGCTGCGAGCGCCGGGTGGTGTACGACTTCGTCAACGTGGTGCACGGCGAGGCCACGCTCAAGCAATCGCTGATCAAGGACAAGCGCTTCGACAACCTGTACGTGCTGGCCGCCTCGCAGACCCGCGACAAGGACGCGCTGACCCAGGAAGGCGTGGAGAAGGTGCTCAAGGACCTGGTCGCCGACGGCTTCGAGTACATCGTCTGCGATTCGCCGGCCGGCATCGAGAAGGGCGCGTTCCTGGCGATGTATTTCGCCGACCGCGCGGTGGTCGTGGTCAATCCGGAAGTCTCCTCGGTACGCGACTCCGACCGCATCATCGGCCTGCTCGACTCCAAGACCCGCAAGGCCGAGGAAGGCAAGGCCGTGCCGGCGTTCCTGCTGCTGACCCGCTACAGCCCAGGCCGGGTGGAAGGCGGCGAGATGCTCAGCATCACCGACGTGGAGGAAGTGCTGGGGCTCAAGGCGATCGGCGTGATCCCCGAATCCGGCGATGTGCTCAACGCCTCCAACAAGGGCGAGCCGGTGATCCTGGACGGCGAGTCCCCGGCCGGCCAGGCGTACGACGACGCGGTGGCCCGGATCATGGGCGAAGAGCGCCCGATGCGCTTCATCTCCGTGGAGAAGAAGGGCTTCTTCACCAAGTTGTTCGGAGGGTGA
- the minC gene encoding septum site-determining protein MinC, translating into MSSVNLDFEQAGELKIGQVGIANLRIRTLDVARLTQEMRERVQRAPKLFGRAAVIIDFGGLAQTPDTATARALLEGLREAGVLPVALAYGTREIEQLSEALGLPLLAKFRAQYERIDGGAPAAAPAPVSPPPPPPPAPAARPQPGRMQKTAVRSGQQLYAENCDLTVVATVGAGAEVISDGSIHIYGSLRGRALAGAQGNTDARIFCRDFHAELVAIAGHYKVLDDIPKELRGKAVQVWLEQDQIKIAAQD; encoded by the coding sequence GTGTCGTCGGTGAATCTGGATTTCGAGCAGGCAGGCGAACTGAAGATCGGCCAGGTCGGCATCGCCAACCTGCGCATCCGCACCCTGGACGTGGCGCGCCTGACCCAGGAAATGCGCGAGCGCGTGCAGCGCGCGCCCAAGCTGTTCGGCCGCGCCGCGGTGATCATCGATTTCGGCGGCCTGGCGCAGACGCCCGACACCGCCACCGCGCGCGCGCTGCTGGAAGGCCTGCGCGAGGCCGGCGTGCTGCCGGTGGCGCTGGCCTACGGCACCCGCGAGATCGAACAGCTGTCCGAAGCGCTGGGCCTGCCGCTGCTGGCCAAGTTCCGCGCCCAGTACGAGCGCATCGACGGCGGCGCCCCTGCCGCCGCACCCGCCCCGGTCTCGCCGCCGCCCCCGCCGCCGCCCGCCCCTGCGGCGCGCCCGCAACCGGGCCGCATGCAGAAGACCGCGGTGCGCTCGGGCCAGCAGCTGTACGCGGAGAACTGCGACCTGACCGTGGTGGCCACGGTCGGCGCCGGTGCCGAAGTGATCTCCGACGGCAGCATCCATATCTACGGCAGCCTGCGCGGTCGCGCGCTGGCCGGCGCGCAAGGCAACACCGATGCGCGGATCTTCTGCCGAGACTTCCACGCCGAACTGGTCGCCATCGCCGGCCACTACAAGGTGCTGGACGATATCCCCAAGGAACTGCGTGGCAAGGCCGTCCAGGTCTGGCTGGAGCAGGACCAGATCAAGATCGCCGCGCAAGATTGA
- the minE gene encoding cell division topological specificity factor MinE: protein MGLFDFLKAKKNTAETAKNRLQIIIAQERNHRGGPDYLPLLQRELLEVIKKYVNIDADAVKVDLVKDGEHDVLDISVALPEGPTP, encoded by the coding sequence ATGGGACTATTCGACTTTCTCAAGGCCAAGAAGAACACCGCCGAGACGGCCAAGAACCGCCTGCAGATCATCATCGCGCAGGAGCGCAACCACCGCGGCGGCCCGGATTACCTGCCGCTGCTGCAGCGCGAACTGCTGGAAGTGATCAAGAAGTACGTCAACATCGACGCCGACGCGGTCAAGGTGGACCTGGTCAAGGACGGCGAACACGACGTGCTCGATATCTCGGTGGCGTTGCCGGAAGGGCCGACGCCCTAA
- a CDS encoding IS110 family transposase, protein MAKDTLAVHVLPLNQLLSFPNTAQGHQRLCDHLAGQCVGNVLLEATGGYERAVMNALASAGLPVTRINPRRARAFATALGTIAKTDPLDAALLARMAQLVQAPAPLPDPLREQLRMLVQRREQLVQQRDDERRRLHQATLAVVRECLIQQIGDLRRRLQRMNQAIKQVQHQLDDALARSLSAVPGIGEVTTASLIAYLPELGTLDRRQIAALVGVAPYNVDSGKHRGKRRIRGGRAPIRRVLYMACWSVVRTQASFKERYHQLRARGKPAKVAITACMRVLLIRLNAMARDRTPWQEATG, encoded by the coding sequence CGCCCAGGGCCACCAACGCCTGTGTGACCATCTTGCCGGGCAGTGTGTCGGCAACGTGCTGCTGGAGGCCACCGGCGGCTACGAACGAGCGGTCATGAATGCCCTGGCCTCGGCAGGCCTGCCGGTGACCCGGATCAATCCGCGCCGCGCGCGCGCGTTCGCCACGGCCTTGGGCACCATTGCCAAGACCGATCCGCTGGATGCGGCCTTGCTCGCGCGCATGGCCCAGCTGGTGCAAGCGCCCGCGCCGCTTCCCGATCCCTTGCGCGAGCAACTGCGCATGCTGGTCCAGCGCCGCGAACAACTGGTCCAGCAGCGCGACGACGAGCGCCGTCGGTTGCATCAGGCGACCCTGGCCGTGGTGCGTGAGTGTCTGATCCAACAGATCGGCGACTTGCGTCGCCGTCTCCAGCGGATGAACCAGGCGATCAAGCAGGTGCAGCACCAGCTCGACGATGCACTGGCGCGCTCGCTGAGCGCGGTCCCTGGCATCGGCGAGGTCACCACGGCCAGCCTGATCGCCTACCTGCCTGAGTTGGGCACCCTGGACCGCCGCCAGATCGCGGCTCTGGTCGGCGTGGCGCCCTACAACGTGGACAGCGGCAAGCACCGTGGCAAACGCCGCATCCGCGGCGGGCGGGCCCCGATCCGACGGGTGCTCTACATGGCCTGTTGGAGCGTCGTGCGCACCCAAGCCTCCTTCAAGGAGCGCTATCACCAGCTACGGGCACGCGGCAAGCCCGCTAAGGTGGCCATCACCGCGTGCATGCGCGTGCTGCTGATCCGCCTCAACGCCATGGCGCGTGATCGCACACCATGGCAAGAGGCAACCGGGTGA
- a CDS encoding GNAT family N-acetyltransferase — protein MSIVIRDVREHELDSVLALNNNAGLAILPLDSAKLHRFYETAEYFRVAERDGNLAGFLVGFGGDSDHDSSNFAWFRERYPAFFYIDRIVVASRRRGGGVGRAFYADVQSYAELRYPQLACEVFLDHGADAALLFHGSFGFREVGQNTMNEVEVRASMLLKDLCSYAWVRETYGEQLPDLPWVGHARRLQRAPRPTGT, from the coding sequence ATGTCGATCGTCATCCGCGACGTGCGCGAGCACGAGCTCGATTCGGTCCTGGCCCTGAACAACAACGCCGGACTGGCGATCCTGCCGCTGGATTCGGCCAAGCTGCACCGCTTCTACGAGACCGCAGAATACTTCCGCGTCGCCGAGCGCGACGGCAACCTGGCCGGCTTCCTGGTCGGGTTCGGCGGCGACAGCGATCACGACAGCAGCAATTTCGCCTGGTTTCGCGAGCGCTACCCCGCCTTCTTCTATATCGACCGCATCGTGGTGGCCAGCCGCCGCCGCGGCGGTGGCGTCGGCCGCGCGTTCTATGCCGACGTGCAGAGCTATGCCGAGCTGCGCTACCCGCAGCTGGCGTGTGAGGTTTTCCTGGACCACGGCGCGGACGCGGCGCTGCTGTTCCACGGCAGCTTCGGTTTCCGCGAAGTGGGCCAGAACACGATGAACGAAGTGGAGGTGCGTGCCAGCATGCTGTTGAAGGATCTGTGCAGTTACGCCTGGGTCCGCGAGACCTACGGCGAGCAGTTGCCCGACCTGCCCTGGGTCGGCCATGCCCGTCGCCTGCAACGGGCCCCGCGCCCGACCGGGACCTGA